From a single Streptomyces misionensis genomic region:
- a CDS encoding Pycsar system effector family protein — translation MTAPDTTTPPSAPVRHTAERLLGELRDEIARADAKASVLVAALGLAAGLFTGLVAGRNWSPGRLSGPAAALWWAGAAGLALSLLALLLAVLPRYRAGTWAAGRPLCYFGDIHQAVREGRLAEALADTERDPGAALLAALAENSRIAASKHRWIRTGLVAFSAGVLLLPTAALVG, via the coding sequence CGCGCCCGTACGGCACACCGCGGAACGGCTGCTCGGCGAGTTGCGCGACGAGATAGCGCGGGCCGACGCCAAGGCCTCCGTCCTGGTGGCGGCGCTGGGCCTGGCGGCCGGGCTGTTCACCGGGCTGGTCGCCGGGCGGAACTGGTCGCCGGGCCGGCTCTCCGGCCCCGCGGCCGCGCTGTGGTGGGCGGGGGCGGCGGGGCTGGCCCTGTCGCTGCTCGCGCTGCTGCTCGCGGTACTGCCCCGCTACCGCGCCGGGACCTGGGCGGCGGGGCGCCCCCTGTGCTACTTCGGCGACATCCACCAGGCGGTCCGGGAGGGCCGGCTGGCCGAGGCGCTCGCCGACACCGAACGGGACCCGGGCGCCGCCCTGCTCGCGGCGCTCGCCGAGAACAGCCGGATCGCGGCGTCCAAGCACCGGTGGATCCGTACCGGTCTGGTCGCCTTCTCCGCCGGTGTCCTGCTGTTGCCCACTGCCGCGCTCGTCGGCTGA